A stretch of Aerosakkonema funiforme FACHB-1375 DNA encodes these proteins:
- a CDS encoding M20 family metallopeptidase, which translates to MLTRIKNIATKLAPRLIEIRRHIHSHPELSGQEYQTAAYVAGVLSSCGLHVKEAVGKTGVIGELEGKKEDAGLLAIRTDMDALPIQERTTLDYASREAGVMHACGHDVHTTVGLGTAMVLAELGEEFAGNVRFLFQPAEEIAQGANWMVQDGVMDKVRGIFGVHVFPTIPGGSVGIRYGALTAAADDLEIIIIGESGHGARPHEAIDAIWIAAQVITTLQQAISRTQNPLRPVVLTIGKISGGRAPNVIADRVKLLGTVRSLHPETRQALPGWIEQIVANVCQAYGASYELNYRQGVPGVQNDPLLNQMLETAAREAWGSDRVIILPEPSLGAEDFSRYLEYVPGAMFRLGVGLKDKQNYPLHHPQFEVDESAIVTGVVTLAYAACKYWQDN; encoded by the coding sequence ATGCTTACCCGAATCAAAAACATCGCCACCAAACTAGCACCGCGTCTGATTGAAATTCGCCGCCATATCCACTCTCACCCAGAATTAAGCGGTCAAGAGTACCAAACAGCTGCTTATGTGGCGGGAGTTTTGTCTTCCTGCGGTCTCCACGTTAAAGAAGCAGTTGGCAAAACCGGAGTCATCGGCGAACTTGAGGGTAAAAAGGAGGATGCTGGACTGCTGGCAATTCGGACGGATATGGACGCCCTACCCATTCAGGAACGCACTACCCTCGATTACGCCTCTCGCGAAGCGGGAGTTATGCACGCCTGCGGTCACGATGTTCACACTACAGTCGGTTTGGGAACGGCAATGGTTCTCGCGGAACTGGGAGAAGAGTTTGCGGGTAATGTTCGCTTCCTGTTTCAACCGGCAGAAGAAATTGCCCAAGGTGCTAACTGGATGGTGCAAGATGGGGTGATGGATAAGGTACGCGGCATTTTTGGCGTTCACGTTTTCCCGACGATTCCGGGGGGGTCGGTAGGCATCCGGTACGGTGCTTTAACAGCAGCGGCAGACGATCTGGAAATTATTATTATTGGTGAATCGGGTCACGGCGCTAGACCTCACGAAGCGATCGATGCTATTTGGATCGCTGCACAAGTAATTACTACTCTCCAACAAGCGATTAGCCGCACGCAAAATCCCTTGCGCCCGGTAGTGCTAACTATTGGTAAAATTTCTGGCGGACGTGCGCCGAATGTGATTGCCGATCGAGTGAAGTTGCTGGGAACTGTGCGATCGCTGCACCCAGAAACCCGTCAAGCCTTACCTGGCTGGATCGAACAAATTGTCGCCAATGTCTGTCAGGCTTACGGTGCTAGCTATGAATTAAACTACAGGCAGGGCGTGCCGGGTGTGCAAAACGATCCTCTCCTGAATCAGATGTTGGAAACGGCGGCAAGGGAAGCTTGGGGAAGCGATCGCGTCATTATTTTACCCGAACCTTCATTAGGCGCGGAAGACTTTTCTCGTTATCTCGAATACGTTCCCGGTGCGATGTTTCGTCTCGGTGTCGGCTTGAAAGACAAACAAAATTACCCCCTACACCATCCTCAGTTTGAGGTGGATGAATCTGCGATCGTTACCGGTGTTGTCACTCTCGCCTATGCTGCCTGCAAATACTGGCAGGATAATTAA